A region of the Vicinamibacteria bacterium genome:
CCGGGCCAGGCCCCCCCTCCCGCCCCCGAGGGGAAGGACGCCCAGTCGGCTCCCAGCTGGTCGTAGCGTCGGCGCTTCGCCTTGTCAGAGAGGACCTCGTTCGCCTCGTTGATGTCCTTGAAACGCGCCTCCGCCTTGGGGTTGTCAGGATTCACATCCGGATGGTGCTTGCGGGCGAGCTTCCGGTAGGCGGCCTTGAT
Encoded here:
- a CDS encoding DnaJ domain-containing protein, with product MEYKDYYKILGVPKTASEKEIKAAYRKLARKHHPDVNPDNPKAEARFKDINEANEVLSDKAKRRRYDQLGADWASFPSGAGGGAWPG